TATCCAACAGGCGTGCTGCGGTTCCACGAGCCGTGCTCAGCGATAAAGATCTGGTTCCGATACCTGTCCGGAAACATCGTGCCCGTATAAAAGCGCATCCCGATCGCAGCGACGTGTGGGCCGAGTTTCATCGCGGGTGGGACGAATTCCTCACATGCATGTTTCTCCCCGAACTCCGGGTCGGAAATGTCCCCCCCGTGACAATAGGGGAAGCCAAAGTGCAGTCCCTTCCGTGGCGCATGGTTGAGCTCGTCCGGCGGCACATCATCGCCCAGCCAGTCGCGCCCGTTATCAGTGAACCAGAGCGTCTTGGTCTCGGGATGCCAGTCGAACCCCACCGTGTTACGTACGCCTCGGGCGAAGACTTCCAGTCCGGTGCCGTCGGGATTCACGCGCATGATCAGAGCGTAATGCCCGTCGCTCCGCTCGCACACATTACAGGGAGCCCCCACCGGAACATAGAGTTGTCCATCAGGCCCAAAACGGATGAATTTCCAGCCATGATGCCGATCGCCAGGAAAGGTATCGTTGACTACCACAGGCGTAGGCGGGTTACTGAGGCGCGCCTCGATATTGTCGTACCGCAGGACACGGCTGACCTCACCCACGTAGAGGGCGCCACCCCGGAACGCAACGCCATTGGGCATACGCAAACCGCGGGCGACGGTGATGACCTCGTCAGCTCTATTGTTCCGGTTTCGGTCGACAATGGCGTAGACCTTCCCCACGCGCGTCCCGACAAAGAGCGTGCCGTTCGGGCCCAACGCCATCGAACGCGCCCCCGGCACATCGCTCGCGTAGATGCTGATCTTAAATCCATCGGGAAGCCTGATTTTGTTAAGGGGGAGATCCTGATTGCCGCTGACCGGCGATCCCAAGTGTAAACAGGCCCCAGAGGAAAGCAGCACACATGTGAATAGAATCTTCCGCATGTTCTGCCTGGGTACATTCACGGGTCCTCCAGGGTTTCCTGACGGTCAGCGGCTTTCAGAAAATGCTTTTGCCCCGCGGGGCACGGTCAGTAACGATCGACTTATCTGCCCCCCGTAACAGAAGGGAGGACTCCCATGCAGCCGAATGCGTAATGTGAGCAATTAAACCCAGCTCTCACGCGGCTGTCAATCCTAAACGGCATCCGGTTCCGTCTCTTCGTGGAGCCTACAATTGAGGGTGGACGGTGGGACCGGTGGGGTGCGGGGGGCCTGGCAATGCGTTCATCCCAGTCGAAGAGCTGCTGGAGCTCGAGCACCAGCCCCTTTCGGCACACATTCTGGGTGACGCCAAGGGCATAGTCATGGGGAAATGCCGGTTTCGCAAAGGACCAGCATCCGGAGTGGGAACCGATCATGATTGCGAGTGAACATCACGCCATCGAATGTAAAAACGAGGTACTTCGCGGAAGGGCAAAGCTAAAGATGCTCCCGCGGCCAACTTCGCTCGTCGCCCATATCCGTCCCTCGTGCGCCTCGACGATGATCTTCGAGACATACAGACCTAGCCCCGACCCCGCGGTCTTCGGGATACCTGGCAGCTCCATCCGGTAGAATCGCTCGAAGATTCGGTCAAGCTCCTCGGAGGGGATCCCACACCCTTGGTCGGTGACATGGACCAGAGCCTCTGTCGGAGTCTCCTCTACCTTGATTTGCACTACTTTCCCCTGTCCCGAAAATTTCACCGCGTTATCCACGAGATTGATCAGCACGCTCTCGAGCATCTCGGTGTCACCCTGGACCAGGACTCGCTTGGGCGGCTGTTCCAGGTCGATGCGAAGATGACGATTTATGGCCACGGGCCTCAGCCGATCGACCGTCCTTTTGACGAGGAGCGATAGGTCGAGCTCACGCCGTTCCCCCACGATCTGGCCGCTCTCGATCCGGGTAAGGCTCAAAAAGTTGCCGACAAGTCGTATGAGCCGGTCCACGTGCTGGTGGGCCATCGTAAGGAACTCATGCCGGGCGGCCGGCTCGACCCCTTCCTCGTGGAAGAGCAGTCTCAGCGAGCCCTCGATGACGGTCAACGGCGTCCGAATCTGGTGAGAGAGGGTTGTAAGGAAGTCGCTCTTCTGGCGGTCTAGGGCCTGCAGACCCTCATTCTCTTGGCGCAGGTCCTGGGCCTGGGCCTCAAGTTCGGCCACACTGGCGCAGAGGTCTGTGTTCGACTCACTGAGCTGAGTGGATCTCTCCTCGAGCTGTCGCACGTAGTCTTTGAGTGAGGCGTGGACATCCTCCAACTCATCGAGTCGCCGGCCGACGCGGTCCGCGATTAACCGGTAGGATTCCGCCATTCGGTCAAAGGCTTGAACCAGCTGCCTCAGCGTGTCCTTCATCTATTCTCCCTGCTTTCCCGGAAGGGAAACTTCTTTTCGTCGCTTAGATCCCGATTCCTAGCCCGGATTATTCACGAAGAGGTGAATATCCTCCCTCCGGGCTTCGACTCCGCCCCGCGTTTGTGGGGCGTCGCTCAGGGCTAGCCTTGAGCAGGCCGCGGGAGCGGCCTGTCGAAACCTACACGTGCGGCCGAGGCCGCACCTGTAGGCGCATTATTCACGAAGGCAATCCGTTCGTAAATAATGCGGGCTAGGCTTCAAATACAAGGGCCGTCGCAAGCCCGTCTCACAGGAAAACAAACTCTCTGCGAAGGGATACTCCGCTACCCTGCCAAGTGACGTGAGCAAATCCATATCTGCGGAAATGCGCTTCCCTGAGCAGGTGTCACGATCCCGTGAGCGTCAGAGAGAAGTTGGGGCTTGCCGCATCTACAGTGCCAGCACGAATTGTAGCGTGAGATTTCATCCTCCCAGCCTTGTGTTTCCAAGGAATTGTGTTGATTCGTCGTTGTATGGAGACGTGCCATGATGTCAAAGGCTTGCCTTCACAGGTGTAAATCGGACCAACATCCGCGTGTGGCCAGGGTGTATCATCATGAAATAAAACAAGGTCTTGTCATCACGAAATCCGACACGCTCCTCTGTCTACCCTCTGGATAGCTCTAAAATCCTCTAACCCATTGCAACTTGAGGGATGAGGGGCCTCCTGACAGGCCAATTACCAAGGCCCCTATGTCGGACCCCCTGACACCTCAGTGCGGGCGTCTTGATGACCTCGGACTGCCTACAGCCTAAAATGACGTAGCTATGTATGTAGGCCCTACAAATTCGTGTCACATATAACGCATTAGGCTGATGGGCGCAAGCAAAGATCACACGCTGAGCGACTATGCGACCGATGCCCTCGATTGGATCAACTCCGGATAGGGCAGAATCGAGCCGAAGGCGAGTCCGCGGTGCACCGGGACAGGCGGCGACTGGAATTTAAGCCGGGACAGGCGAGACATGCAGTACGAAACTGCGTCTTGGAACTTCCGTCAACGAGCGACTTGACCCCAATTACCAATTTGCCGAGCGACTTGACCCCAATTTGCTGATGACCCCCACTTGGTGATAACAGGAGGAGGCGGATCATCAAAAGGTGTCACCCCTTGTTTTTCACCATAACCATCCACCAGGATGCACCTTTGGCTTGTATGGGCAGATTTGATACTGCTCGCAAAGGTACTCGAGGTCTTCTTCTGCCGTTTCTTCTCTAGGTGACTCCTGCTCCGGGATCGTCCAGCTCCCCTTTTGAAGCATAGTCAACGACCGCCACGCATAGTCGTCCACCCTTTCGAGAAAACCCGCAACTTCAGCGTGCAAAATTCCATCTCTATACTCTTCACCAATTTTGGGAATAAGTTTGTAATTCCAGGCAAGCCTAGCGCCGGGCTGATATTCTTTCGCTATCAGCCTCAGCATTTCCTCATCTACGTCGAACCCCACGTGTTCGACAAATGTACACCCGAGATTTCTTTCTTCAGAACAATGTGCATCCCTATCAATAACTATTAACTGTTTCAACTTTGGACCGTCCGGAGCTTCATAATTGACAAAACTGTAAAAACTCCAGTCCGAGCTTCGATAGCGAATTATGTTGTGAACGTAATACCTCCGTCTGCCTGTTTTCTTATGGATATAGGCCCGCAGGAAATTATCATGCGCTACGATAAGCAGTTGACCTTGTTTTGCCAGAAAGCCACCAGTCGAGAAGGTGGCAACGGGATCTAGTGGACCGTCCCTAATCATTACAGTCTTTTTGAATTGTTCTTTATCGTCCAATGCTGTTTTTTCCTCCAAAGCTTGTTTTTCCATACGGTCCCACAGGATACCAAACTCGGTGGAGGGGTAGCCGTAGGTATGGAGTATAGACCGTAGCCGATTCATCCTTTCATTGGCCTGGCGTTCCTGCCTGATTAATTCAGGGTAGCCATATTTAATCCGCTCGCTCTGTGTTAACGGCTTCACGGCTTCGCCAGCATCATATTCCAGACGGAAAGTCTGAGGATAGGCCACGGCAAGCTCCCCCATCCACCTCAATATTTCGGGACTGCCCGATTGTATTTCGAGGTAGGTTATAATATATCGGGCAGCGGTGGCGGTTTTCCACAACGCCTCGGTAGCGAGACTCACCTTTTGTCTGGCTACAACGATGTGCTCGTTCCCAAAATCCTTATTCTCTACGTCCTTCTTTCTCGTGTCTTTCTTTCCCGTGTCGTGCTTTCCTACGTCCTCCTTTGCAACATCCTTCTTTCCTACGTCGTCATTTCCGCTCAGCGCTATCGAGCAACCGCAAACCAGGAATAAGGTCGCTACCATCCACAACAATGCCGTCGCCCGTTTCATCGCTACCCTCTTTTCATGGGTAAGGAAGGGTGCCCGGAGGACACAACCCCACGGGCACAATGATCCTTCATAGACCCGAATGTGCATTCAAAGTGCCAGCACGAATCGGAGCGCGAGGTCCAATCAATGAAATCTTTTGTTTGTGAGGAGTTATCGTGATTTAATCTGGCAGAAACTGGTACCGATAGGTCACAGGGCGATTGTTATAGAGAGTGCAAGATTTGCATGAGACCATGCAGGGACTTCGGGTCAACCGGTTGAAGATTTTGCTTGACCTCGTGGACCCCTTGGATAAGTCTTCTGGAAGCTCCAGCGGGAGGCCAGGGAGCACAAACAGGGTCTGTTGATCTGAGGCGACCATCGCAGGAATAAAGGGAGCCAAGGGAATGCTGAGAGGCTCTTGGAATCTCTTCCATCGTTTCATTCTAGTTTCACTGGTTTTGGCGCTTACCAACTACGGATGTGTGGTGGTTCACCGTGAGGGGTCCTCTCGCCAGGTCACTTCAGGTCCGGGCCTCTGGGATTTTCTCCCGAAAGCGCCCACTATCGCCATGTATGAAGGGACGAGGGTTTACCCGGACGGGAGTACATCAAAGATCACGCACACGAGTTATCTAATTCGGATAAGCGAGAAGGGCAGCGAGCACTTGGTGCGAACATACGAAGAAGAAGAAGAAACTGCATTTGGCCCCCAATTGAATGAGGTGACTACGGTGTATGAAGTAACGTCAGGTCACATAGCGCTCGTATCTGCAAACATAACGAAGCGGGGGGTAATAGCTCAGCTCAAAGAGAGAATAATTTACAACCCGCCATGGGTATTGCTGCAATGGCCACTGAGGAAGGGAGATACGTGGGAACAGAAAGTTCTTTTCAGGGTAGAAACAGAGAGGGCGCCCGAAGAAGTCTCTGCTCACATTTCCTCTGTAGTCAGAGGTGAAGAGATTATACACACTTCCATCGGAAAGGTCCGCACCTGGCGCATCGAGCAGACTGTCAGAGAAGACAAGGAGAAGTTTATCTATTGGTGGGCAAGGGGAAGATGGCTTGTCAAGTGGCAAAGCAAAGGACGAGAAAATACTTCGTTAGAAATAGTCGAGTTTAAGGAGCCGGCACGGTAACAGGAAACCCCGCCTTATACTCTTTGTCACAGCTCGACCTCAGAATAGCCGCATGTAAATGCACCTTCCTCAAACACCTCGGCTACTCGGCGGCAATAGTCAGGGTAGTTCGTCCTCCACTTCTTGAATAGAGCCGTAAGAGAAAACTTGTCCAGATGATTCGTCGACAAGTAGGGCTTGACGTAGATTCTCAGTAATCGGCGAAGCCCGAACTGAGCAGTTTTCGTGTTCTCCGTGAGTAAAACAAGCGTGGTGTATGTGGTGAAGTGTGCAAGGAGACGATACACGACTAATCGATCGTCCCAGGAGAGATATTTTGCAGGCCTGCCAAGATCGAGACCGGGAATAGAAACATGCCTTCGTAGTCCGCCCATCACGCTGACTAATGATCCATCGGTCCGAATTCGTGGTTGACTCCATAGATAGCAGGAGTCTGCCGCAAGGCCTCGCGTGAGAAGGGTCTCTATAGTGGCCTGTATGGTTTGATTGTTTAGGCTCTCGTCAAGACAAATAAGCGGACCCCTGTCATACTCCCGAATGTCCGCATTAATTACAGTGCTCAAGACATCTTGATAGTTAAATCTAGGCGTCGTCATCACTGTCGCCGGCTATGAGCGCCGCTTGCTGAGTTGCTTCAGTGTTGCAGCGTCCCCAACGATCAGAGCCTTCTTTTTGGTGCGACTCCACCGCTTGAGCTGCCGCTCTCGTCCAACCGCTTTCTCAAGTGAGTCGTAACTCTCCGAGTAGACCAGTCGCACGGGTCTTCGCAGAAAGGTGTATGTGGACCCTCGACCGTTGTTGTGCGCATTCTCTCGGCCTTCGAGGTCCTCTGTCAATCCGATATAGTAGCTCCCGTCCGCGCAACGCAGGATATAGACGTGAATCGTGTCAGACATGTCTTCGACCCTGAGGCTTCGGCCGTGAGACTTCGG
This DNA window, taken from Candidatus Methylomirabilota bacterium, encodes the following:
- a CDS encoding sorbosone dehydrogenase family protein, with product MRKILFTCVLLSSGACLHLGSPVSGNQDLPLNKIRLPDGFKISIYASDVPGARSMALGPNGTLFVGTRVGKVYAIVDRNRNNRADEVITVARGLRMPNGVAFRGGALYVGEVSRVLRYDNIEARLSNPPTPVVVNDTFPGDRHHGWKFIRFGPDGQLYVPVGAPCNVCERSDGHYALIMRVNPDGTGLEVFARGVRNTVGFDWHPETKTLWFTDNGRDWLGDDVPPDELNHAPRKGLHFGFPYCHGGDISDPEFGEKHACEEFVPPAMKLGPHVAAIGMRFYTGTMFPDRYRNQIFIAEHGSWNRSTPVGYRVTLVRLEENRAVTYEVFAEGWLQGNAAWGRPADVLVMPDGALLVSDDRAGVIYRIVYPR
- a CDS encoding ATP-binding protein — its product is MKDTLRQLVQAFDRMAESYRLIADRVGRRLDELEDVHASLKDYVRQLEERSTQLSESNTDLCASVAELEAQAQDLRQENEGLQALDRQKSDFLTTLSHQIRTPLTVIEGSLRLLFHEEGVEPAARHEFLTMAHQHVDRLIRLVGNFLSLTRIESGQIVGERRELDLSLLVKRTVDRLRPVAINRHLRIDLEQPPKRVLVQGDTEMLESVLINLVDNAVKFSGQGKVVQIKVEETPTEALVHVTDQGCGIPSEELDRIFERFYRMELPGIPKTAGSGLGLYVSKIIVEAHEGRIWATSEVGRGSIFSFALPRSTSFLHSMA
- a CDS encoding GIY-YIG nuclease family protein, encoding MSDTIHVYILRCADGSYYIGLTEDLEGRENAHNNGRGSTYTFLRRPVRLVYSESYDSLEKAVGRERQLKRWSRTKKKALIVGDAATLKQLSKRRS